Proteins from a single region of Sediminitomix flava:
- a CDS encoding OB-fold-containig protein, which produces MEFLIEALQPINLPYTILVAFSLLYWMLTFLGIFDIDAFDVDMDADVEADVDMEGGVSGVEIEAEAELEVEVKAEAQTTASAPSAFVQILQFFHIGQVPLMAILTFLFAFMWVGSVLGNHYLENTSWTVAALLFVPVFLIGLTFTKIIVFPLSKFFNQLKMEEDTNVIGNKCTVILEVRGDKKGQVEVQTGSYHQKIYAVTGEGKTLKKGSDALVIDYDENKKAFIVEPY; this is translated from the coding sequence ATGGAATTTCTGATCGAAGCACTACAACCAATTAATTTACCGTACACTATTTTAGTGGCTTTTTCACTTCTTTATTGGATGCTGACTTTTCTCGGTATTTTCGATATCGATGCATTTGACGTTGATATGGATGCTGATGTAGAGGCAGATGTTGATATGGAAGGTGGTGTAAGTGGTGTGGAGATTGAAGCCGAGGCAGAGCTTGAAGTTGAGGTGAAAGCAGAAGCTCAAACCACTGCATCTGCTCCAAGTGCATTTGTTCAGATATTGCAATTTTTCCATATCGGGCAAGTGCCACTTATGGCTATTCTGACCTTTCTTTTTGCCTTTATGTGGGTAGGTTCTGTGTTAGGGAATCACTATTTGGAGAATACGTCATGGACTGTTGCAGCTTTACTTTTTGTGCCTGTATTTTTGATTGGTCTGACCTTTACAAAAATTATCGTTTTTCCGTTGAGTAAATTTTTCAATCAACTAAAAATGGAAGAAGATACCAATGTGATCGGGAACAAATGTACGGTCATTCTGGAAGTTAGAGGCGATAAAAAAGGCCAGGTAGAAGTGCAAACAGGAAGTTATCATCAGAAAATTTATGCCGTTACGGGTGAAGGAAAAACCTTGAAAAAGGGCTCCGATGCTTTAGTCATTGATTATGACGAAAACAAAAAGGCCTTTATCGTTGAGCCGTATTAA
- a CDS encoding M20/M25/M40 family metallo-hydrolase, giving the protein MQSITMKTIYKLLFIFTCFTITNAHAQTPKEKGLAAIDEATINSTLTHLASDWMEGREAGRPGAYRAAEYIASLFEFMGLEPAGDIINGKPTFFQSFDVLEYKAAKKQSLSITSAGQEYSFAYHTDFEVKAAPTSIKGKGDLVFVGYGLAVDSLNYDDFAKQSVKGKIWVRLKGAPTKGELGKSFKELPAKQLHLLKSKLAEEMGALAVIEIDPNSALPKQSSNFPFRDNRKYYEGDEPLSSFYETQLYSPINKVSKIAPVFMGGAYLMASLLDQKDLETYHNALQSGKASQITLKAEKAAFKANSEVERKRVRNVLAKITGEEEPDSVVMVGAHYDHLGKRDGYVWNGADDNASGVAAILGIAKAAKATGVKPKKTILFASWTAEEKGLHGSKHFLRTYEQKENINVYLNFDMIGRRGDWHSKDNQVSFIYTAEMASIWDKNERNIADFNINLEMFDGKTKMGEAGGSDNVNFDKEGIPYFWYHTGGHEDYHQVSDHSDKIMMDKAAEITKLSYLNIWDLANE; this is encoded by the coding sequence ATGCAATCGATTACAATGAAAACTATTTACAAACTTCTCTTCATTTTCACTTGCTTCACAATTACCAACGCACATGCACAAACACCTAAAGAAAAAGGACTTGCAGCAATTGATGAAGCCACAATTAATTCTACACTCACTCACCTTGCATCTGACTGGATGGAAGGGCGAGAAGCTGGAAGACCAGGAGCCTACAGAGCTGCCGAATATATTGCAAGTCTTTTTGAATTTATGGGTTTAGAACCCGCTGGCGATATCATAAACGGAAAGCCAACCTTTTTCCAATCTTTTGATGTGTTGGAGTACAAGGCTGCTAAAAAACAATCCTTATCCATCACCTCTGCAGGACAAGAATATAGTTTTGCTTACCATACCGATTTTGAAGTAAAAGCAGCTCCAACAAGCATTAAAGGTAAAGGAGATTTGGTTTTTGTAGGCTATGGTTTAGCCGTTGATTCATTGAACTATGATGACTTTGCTAAACAATCTGTCAAAGGAAAAATTTGGGTTCGTTTGAAAGGAGCGCCTACGAAAGGTGAATTAGGAAAATCATTTAAAGAATTGCCAGCAAAGCAACTTCATCTGTTAAAATCAAAATTAGCTGAAGAAATGGGAGCTTTGGCTGTTATAGAGATTGATCCGAATTCTGCACTGCCTAAACAATCTTCAAACTTTCCATTCAGAGATAACAGAAAATACTACGAAGGTGATGAGCCTCTTTCCTCTTTCTATGAGACCCAACTTTACAGCCCGATCAATAAAGTCAGCAAAATTGCACCTGTATTTATGGGTGGTGCGTATTTGATGGCTTCGCTTTTAGATCAAAAAGATTTGGAGACTTATCATAATGCACTGCAATCTGGAAAAGCTTCACAAATTACGTTGAAAGCCGAGAAAGCAGCTTTTAAAGCAAATTCTGAAGTAGAACGTAAACGAGTTCGAAATGTATTGGCTAAAATTACAGGTGAGGAAGAACCTGATTCTGTTGTAATGGTAGGTGCACACTATGATCATTTAGGAAAACGAGATGGTTATGTTTGGAATGGCGCAGATGATAATGCTTCTGGTGTGGCTGCTATTCTAGGAATTGCGAAAGCTGCAAAAGCAACAGGTGTAAAACCGAAGAAAACCATTCTTTTTGCTTCTTGGACAGCCGAAGAGAAAGGTTTACACGGTTCTAAACATTTTCTGAGAACTTATGAGCAAAAAGAAAATATCAATGTTTATCTCAATTTTGACATGATTGGAAGACGAGGTGACTGGCATAGTAAAGACAACCAAGTAAGCTTTATTTATACAGCCGAAATGGCTTCTATTTGGGATAAGAATGAGAGAAATATAGCTGATTTCAACATTAATTTAGAGATGTTTGACGGTAAAACTAAAATGGGTGAAGCAGGAGGTTCAGATAATGTAAACTTTGATAAGGAAGGAATCCCGTATTTCTGGTATCACACTGGCGGACATGAAGACTATCACCAAGTTTCAGATCATTCAGATAAAATAATGATGGATAAAGCTGCTGAAATCACAAAGTTGAGCTACCTTAATATTTGGGATTTGGCTAATGAATAA
- a CDS encoding ABC transporter ATP-binding protein, with protein MSIIKINQLNKIYNPDTIPVKAVNEVSIEFKQGEFTAIVGPSGSGKTTMLNLIGGLDNPTSGQILIDGKDISKLSASELIAFRRDHIGFVFQDYSLLPVLTAKENVEFIMQLQGRSKKECEERATSLLASVGLADQLHKRPTKLSGGQQQRVAVARALASKPKFVLADEPTANLDSKSTADLLDIMERLNQGEHTTFIFSTHDQRVIDKAHRVIVFEDGQIKDDIRREVSSEK; from the coding sequence ATGAGTATCATAAAAATAAATCAACTCAATAAAATATATAATCCAGATACCATTCCTGTAAAAGCAGTCAATGAAGTAAGCATTGAATTCAAGCAAGGTGAATTTACTGCAATTGTAGGGCCTTCAGGTTCGGGTAAAACAACAATGCTGAATCTGATCGGAGGTTTGGACAATCCGACAAGTGGACAAATTTTAATTGATGGAAAAGATATATCTAAGTTGTCTGCTTCCGAATTGATAGCTTTCCGAAGAGATCATATTGGTTTTGTTTTTCAAGATTATAGCTTACTTCCTGTACTCACAGCCAAAGAGAATGTAGAGTTCATCATGCAACTTCAAGGGCGTAGTAAAAAAGAATGTGAAGAACGTGCGACAAGCCTTCTTGCATCGGTTGGTTTAGCAGATCAACTACATAAAAGACCAACCAAACTTTCTGGAGGGCAGCAGCAAAGAGTAGCAGTAGCAAGAGCTTTGGCCTCAAAACCAAAGTTTGTATTAGCCGATGAACCGACAGCCAATCTAGATTCAAAATCTACAGCCGACCTTTTAGATATTATGGAAAGACTCAATCAAGGTGAGCATACTACCTTTATTTTTTCTACACATGATCAGCGTGTGATTGACAAGGCGCATCGAGTAATTGTATTTGAAGATGGGCAGATTAAAGATGATATTAGAAGAGAAGTGAGTTCTGAAAAATAG
- a CDS encoding ABC transporter permease codes for MLAVLSWRNVWRNKTRSSVIITAVAVGITLTALGIAFIEGMMQQSILNGIKNSSAHIQIHQKTFLQSKEIKYQIKDADPLIEKLKQQEEVVAISERVISTGVAASAHNSLGVQINGVNTETERNFSGIAENIIDGDYFDTKMRRRQKPVVISKRLADKLKLKIRSKLILTMQDKDNELVGMQFKVVGIFQTASQAFDEGNVFVRQHDLEELLKVDGIHEIAIMLKDMKQVPAMKAKIEHFVSSDDLVETWKEAQPELAVFAESMGFTNAIIIMIFMMGVTFGIMNTMLMAVFERTREIGTLMAVGMKKIRIVKMVILETLFLTGIGGLIGLGLGLLSTSYFHYTGIDLSIFGEGMASFGFDTIVRPSLSPETIFGITLAIIATALISAIYPAIKAIKLKPVEAIRTH; via the coding sequence ATGTTAGCAGTATTATCATGGAGAAATGTTTGGCGAAACAAAACACGTAGTAGTGTCATCATTACAGCGGTAGCCGTTGGTATAACCTTAACCGCACTCGGTATAGCCTTTATTGAAGGGATGATGCAACAGTCAATTCTGAATGGCATCAAAAACAGTTCTGCACATATTCAGATTCATCAGAAGACTTTTTTACAGTCGAAAGAAATCAAATATCAGATAAAAGATGCGGATCCGTTGATCGAAAAACTCAAACAGCAAGAAGAAGTTGTTGCTATATCTGAGAGAGTGATTTCAACAGGAGTAGCAGCTTCAGCACACAATAGTTTAGGTGTACAAATCAATGGCGTGAATACAGAAACAGAACGAAATTTTTCTGGAATAGCTGAAAATATTATTGATGGAGACTACTTCGATACAAAAATGCGAAGAAGGCAAAAGCCAGTAGTGATTAGTAAAAGATTGGCCGATAAATTAAAGCTGAAAATTCGCTCAAAGTTAATTCTGACCATGCAAGATAAAGACAACGAACTTGTCGGGATGCAATTCAAAGTAGTCGGGATTTTTCAAACGGCATCTCAAGCGTTTGATGAAGGAAATGTTTTTGTCAGACAACATGATTTGGAAGAATTACTTAAAGTGGATGGCATTCATGAAATAGCGATCATGCTGAAAGACATGAAGCAAGTTCCTGCCATGAAAGCTAAAATTGAGCATTTTGTTTCTTCTGATGATTTGGTAGAAACATGGAAAGAAGCACAGCCCGAACTAGCCGTTTTTGCAGAATCTATGGGTTTCACCAACGCAATCATTATTATGATTTTTATGATGGGCGTTACTTTCGGAATTATGAACACCATGCTCATGGCCGTTTTCGAACGAACAAGGGAAATAGGAACGCTCATGGCTGTGGGAATGAAGAAGATCAGAATCGTAAAAATGGTGATTTTAGAAACGCTTTTTCTTACAGGAATTGGCGGACTGATTGGTCTTGGTTTAGGACTATTGAGTACAAGCTATTTCCATTATACAGGAATAGACCTCAGTATTTTTGGTGAAGGAATGGCAAGTTTTGGTTTTGATACGATTGTAAGGCCGTCTTTAAGTCCAGAAACTATTTTTGGAATTACGCTAGCCATTATCGCTACAGCATTGATTTCGGCTATTTATCCAGCAATTAAAGCAATAAAACTAAAGCCTGTAGAAGCTATCCGAACACACTAA
- a CDS encoding ABC transporter permease, whose protein sequence is MSLIAKMAWRNVWRNRRRTIISVASICMAVILSVFMRSLQKGGQYNMAKVTIEQMGHIQLHKEGYWKDKSINELMPQSEEQEKKLKAYQEVRQIIPRLDAFALSVSEKTTQASFVTGIEPEKERNFTELDERIVEGKFLDSNSQGVMIAQGLADYLQMGIGDTLVLWGSGYHAQQAAGKYPIEGILKLSNPELNRMAVYLPLEQAQELFSAYGLVSAYLLDLDVKPQGLKVSKDLLTFQEHLKSSFGADVEVMNWAELAPDMVQSLEFDDIGGIVMVGILYIIIAFGIYGTLMMMTMERGKEFGVLVGVGMSKWKLAELVTIESLILAVLGLGISLAVSIPLVHHFFVNPIELTGEAAKQMELMGMDPLIPTILDFGVVLIQVIIIFTIVMLSLSYPFYKIVQLRVAEALKG, encoded by the coding sequence ATGAGTTTAATTGCAAAAATGGCTTGGCGGAATGTATGGAGAAACCGTCGTCGAACAATTATCAGTGTAGCCTCAATTTGTATGGCCGTGATTCTGTCTGTATTTATGCGAAGTCTTCAAAAAGGCGGGCAATACAATATGGCAAAAGTCACGATTGAACAAATGGGACATATTCAGCTTCACAAAGAAGGATACTGGAAAGATAAATCGATCAATGAGTTGATGCCTCAAAGTGAAGAACAAGAAAAGAAGCTGAAGGCATATCAAGAAGTTCGGCAAATCATTCCTCGGCTGGACGCTTTTGCCCTTTCGGTTTCCGAGAAAACGACACAAGCTTCCTTCGTCACAGGAATTGAACCAGAAAAAGAACGAAACTTCACAGAATTAGATGAAAGAATTGTCGAAGGAAAGTTTCTAGACTCGAATAGTCAAGGTGTAATGATTGCTCAAGGTTTGGCCGACTATCTTCAGATGGGAATAGGTGATACACTTGTACTTTGGGGAAGTGGTTATCATGCACAACAGGCGGCAGGGAAATATCCAATTGAAGGAATTCTTAAACTGAGCAATCCCGAACTGAACAGAATGGCAGTTTATTTACCCCTAGAGCAAGCACAAGAATTATTTTCTGCCTATGGTTTAGTCTCTGCATATTTGTTGGATTTGGATGTGAAACCACAAGGCTTAAAGGTTTCAAAAGACCTTTTGACTTTTCAAGAGCATCTGAAATCGAGCTTCGGAGCGGATGTTGAAGTGATGAATTGGGCAGAACTAGCTCCCGATATGGTACAAAGTTTAGAGTTTGATGATATAGGTGGAATTGTCATGGTCGGGATTCTGTATATCATTATTGCTTTCGGAATTTATGGAACACTGATGATGATGACCATGGAAAGAGGAAAAGAATTTGGTGTTTTGGTTGGTGTCGGAATGTCAAAATGGAAACTGGCAGAACTAGTGACTATAGAGTCTTTGATCTTAGCTGTTCTTGGTTTAGGTATTTCGTTAGCTGTAAGTATTCCATTGGTTCATCATTTCTTTGTGAATCCAATCGAATTGACTGGAGAAGCTGCAAAGCAAATGGAGTTGATGGGAATGGATCCTTTAATTCCAACAATCTTAGACTTTGGTGTCGTTCTGATTCAAGTCATCATTATTTTCACGATTGTGATGCTTTCTCTTTCTTACCCTTTCTATAAAATTGTTCAACTACGTGTGGCGGAAGCCCTAAAAGGATAA
- a CDS encoding T9SS type A sorting domain-containing protein, translated as MKKIVLLTLGICTLLLNTTLAQRITVNGNEFRVNNRKIFLNGINSPWQNDPYYRIDFLDTDHFSLSFWQDEFLKMQNNKVNCVRIWVHGRGNNTPQYDNNGYVLSPSSRFYSHLDAVLNEAQKRNIYVILTMWSFDMVLKAGNGQPGSTKYTLHRNVIRDTNKLTSYVDNFLGPVVARYKNNPYVLGYDIINEPEHMWENQNNLVDGTINRNNTIRFIARCAAKIHTASNYKNLTTVGSKWIIYNSSRYNNYGVNHDGDNYTGSALKAQYNHGGAYLDFYSMHWYQWQSTGAPFGEQASALYPNVNKPIVIGEFPGTDLPNNTCGCTCTSPGGACDFNVKLKDVYNKVKTNGFAGITAWRNGTEDDGFGKSAKIYEATRSFANNFPNLVYPSLSASNSRNQLFIDERGTDLTVENYVVYPNPSDDGYFNIEMNLKVETAISIQVFDGLGKLVFENSYDEVSAGIHHFDFDLAEANVSKGIYYLKLITDNGHEIMKIVF; from the coding sequence ATGAAAAAAATAGTACTGCTTACGCTAGGCATATGTACTTTGTTACTCAATACAACCTTAGCACAAAGAATCACAGTAAATGGAAATGAATTTCGGGTGAATAACCGAAAGATTTTCTTAAATGGAATTAATAGCCCTTGGCAAAATGACCCTTATTACAGAATTGATTTCTTGGACACCGATCATTTCAGTTTGAGCTTTTGGCAAGATGAATTTCTGAAGATGCAGAACAACAAGGTAAACTGTGTTCGCATTTGGGTACATGGAAGAGGAAATAACACTCCCCAATATGATAATAATGGTTATGTACTCAGTCCTTCATCCCGATTTTATAGTCATTTGGATGCTGTACTCAATGAGGCTCAAAAGCGAAATATCTACGTGATCTTAACGATGTGGTCGTTTGACATGGTTTTGAAAGCAGGAAATGGACAGCCCGGAAGTACAAAATATACTTTGCATCGAAATGTGATCAGAGATACCAACAAATTAACGAGTTATGTTGATAACTTTTTAGGTCCTGTTGTCGCACGTTATAAAAATAATCCTTACGTATTAGGCTATGATATCATCAATGAGCCAGAGCATATGTGGGAGAATCAAAATAACCTTGTAGACGGGACAATCAACCGAAATAATACCATCCGATTTATCGCGAGATGTGCGGCAAAAATTCATACCGCTTCAAACTATAAAAATCTCACCACAGTTGGCTCAAAATGGATTATCTATAATAGTAGCCGATATAACAATTATGGTGTAAATCATGACGGAGACAATTATACAGGTAGTGCCCTAAAAGCTCAATACAATCATGGAGGAGCGTATTTAGATTTTTACTCAATGCACTGGTATCAGTGGCAAAGTACGGGCGCACCTTTTGGGGAACAAGCAAGTGCTTTGTATCCGAATGTAAATAAGCCAATTGTAATTGGAGAATTTCCGGGAACAGATTTACCAAACAATACTTGTGGTTGTACTTGTACGAGTCCTGGAGGAGCCTGTGATTTTAATGTAAAACTTAAAGATGTTTACAACAAGGTAAAGACAAATGGTTTTGCTGGTATCACAGCTTGGAGGAATGGCACTGAAGATGATGGTTTTGGGAAATCTGCTAAGATTTATGAAGCAACTCGATCTTTTGCCAATAACTTTCCGAATTTGGTTTATCCTTCTCTTTCTGCCTCCAATTCAAGAAACCAACTATTTATAGACGAAAGAGGAACTGATCTAACTGTAGAAAATTATGTAGTCTATCCAAATCCTTCAGATGATGGCTACTTTAATATTGAAATGAATCTCAAAGTAGAAACAGCTATCAGTATTCAAGTTTTTGATGGTCTGGGTAAATTGGTTTTTGAGAATTCTTATGATGAAGTCTCAGCAGGAATTCACCACTTTGATTTCGATCTGGCAGAAGCTAATGTCTCAAAAGGGATTTATTATCTGAAATTAATCACAGATAATGGGCATGAAATAATGAAGATTGTGTTTTAA
- a CDS encoding dihydrofolate reductase family protein → MMEKRNVVYIAKSLDGYIADKDGGLDWLHTIPNPDNSDMGFMDFISQIDALVMGRNTFEVVCGFGGEWPYPCPVFVISNSLQEIPEAYKAKAELVKGSVSEVLAHIHSKGHSKLYIDGGKTIQSFLKEDLIDDLIISTIPVLLGGGASLFGELPQTLAFEHVDSKVLLGQITQDHYKRKRD, encoded by the coding sequence ATGATGGAAAAGAGAAATGTGGTGTATATCGCCAAAAGTTTGGATGGTTATATCGCTGATAAAGACGGCGGATTAGATTGGTTACACACAATTCCGAATCCAGATAATTCAGATATGGGATTTATGGATTTCATTTCGCAAATAGATGCGCTTGTAATGGGGCGAAATACTTTTGAAGTTGTTTGTGGCTTTGGAGGAGAATGGCCTTATCCATGTCCTGTATTTGTGATTAGTAATTCTTTGCAAGAAATTCCAGAAGCTTATAAAGCTAAGGCAGAACTCGTAAAAGGAAGTGTTTCTGAAGTTTTAGCACATATTCATTCTAAAGGACATTCTAAGCTTTATATCGATGGAGGGAAAACAATACAGAGTTTTCTAAAAGAAGATTTGATTGATGATCTGATTATTTCTACCATTCCTGTTTTACTTGGAGGAGGAGCGTCATTATTTGGAGAACTGCCACAGACTTTAGCTTTTGAACACGTCGATTCAAAAGTGCTTTTGGGACAGATTACTCAAGATCATTACAAGAGAAAAAGAGATTAA
- a CDS encoding outer membrane lipoprotein-sorting protein yields MKRILISLLFSVFCFQAYAQDVEEIVKKSDEKNRGKTSRSIMTMKIIRPTWTREMTMKSWSLGEEFFLMYVEAPAKDKGTTSLKRNNEMWNWIPSIEKTVKISASMMGQSWMGSDFTNDDLLKQSSIVHDYHKKILGEEEIDGKTCWKIELIPTEDATVVWGKVILWVSKDLYNQRKAEYYDEDEYLVNTMTSFDIKKMDDREIPCKLVMQPADEPENRTEIYTRTAQYNVPMKESFFSQQNMKKIR; encoded by the coding sequence ATGAAAAGAATCCTTATAAGCCTATTGTTTAGTGTGTTTTGCTTTCAAGCATATGCACAAGATGTTGAAGAAATAGTAAAGAAATCGGATGAGAAAAACCGAGGTAAGACTAGCCGTTCTATCATGACCATGAAAATTATCAGACCTACTTGGACTAGGGAAATGACCATGAAAAGTTGGTCTTTGGGAGAAGAATTTTTCTTGATGTATGTAGAAGCGCCAGCCAAAGACAAAGGAACTACTTCTTTGAAACGCAATAACGAAATGTGGAACTGGATTCCTTCTATTGAAAAAACAGTAAAAATAAGTGCTTCAATGATGGGGCAGTCTTGGATGGGTTCTGATTTTACGAATGATGATTTACTAAAGCAGTCTTCAATTGTTCATGATTATCACAAGAAGATTCTTGGAGAAGAGGAAATAGATGGAAAAACATGTTGGAAAATAGAGCTGATCCCGACTGAAGATGCTACGGTGGTTTGGGGAAAAGTAATTCTTTGGGTTAGTAAAGATTTGTATAACCAACGGAAAGCAGAATATTATGACGAAGATGAGTATTTGGTGAATACAATGACATCTTTTGATATAAAGAAAATGGATGATCGAGAAATTCCTTGTAAGCTAGTGATGCAACCTGCCGATGAACCCGAGAACAGAACAGAGATTTATACCCGAACGGCACAATACAATGTACCTATGAAAGAAAGTTTCTTTTCTCAACAGAACATGAAAAAAATTAGATAA
- a CDS encoding helix-turn-helix domain-containing protein, producing the protein MIKQTSYSPSFPLNQFVDTIWYANATSFEVQSKHYAPLFTELIFNYGDQFEVEGQHVDNLKTANEHLILSGLKTQPFQTKVTGKYNSVGLILKPYCYGILAHKLGTNELDELSDKLQYEFFEKEFVDFQVIEQHIMLLFKDESIDPVLNHFENYFSNHFIEKGSLATFNSSISLSQKSFIQKFKKHYLLTPTNYLKLKRVNHAIQLLENSQSSKLIEVGLDAGFYDQSHFIKLFKQFSGYTPKDFLKNQKVNSVQFL; encoded by the coding sequence TTGATAAAGCAAACTTCATATTCGCCGAGTTTTCCCCTAAATCAATTTGTAGATACCATTTGGTATGCTAACGCAACTTCTTTTGAAGTTCAGTCAAAGCACTATGCACCATTATTTACAGAATTGATTTTCAATTATGGTGATCAATTTGAAGTTGAGGGGCAACATGTAGATAACTTGAAAACAGCAAATGAACATCTTATTCTTTCTGGGCTGAAAACACAACCTTTCCAAACCAAAGTAACAGGCAAATACAATAGTGTTGGTCTAATTCTAAAACCTTATTGTTACGGTATTCTTGCACATAAACTTGGGACAAACGAATTGGATGAACTATCTGATAAGCTTCAGTACGAATTTTTTGAGAAAGAATTTGTAGACTTTCAAGTCATTGAACAGCATATTATGTTGTTGTTTAAAGACGAAAGCATTGACCCCGTCCTGAATCACTTCGAGAACTATTTTTCAAATCATTTTATAGAAAAAGGAAGTTTAGCCACCTTCAACTCAAGTATTTCTCTTTCTCAAAAAAGTTTTATTCAGAAGTTTAAAAAGCATTATTTACTTACTCCTACCAATTATCTGAAGCTAAAAAGAGTCAATCATGCCATTCAACTGTTGGAAAATTCTCAATCTTCAAAACTTATTGAGGTAGGGCTAGATGCAGGCTTTTACGATCAGTCTCATTTCATCAAACTTTTTAAACAATTTAGTGGCTATACTCCTAAAGACTTTCTCAAAAATCAGAAGGTAAATTCTGTACAATTTTTATAA
- a CDS encoding endonuclease/exonuclease/phosphatase family protein produces the protein MHGKINYDRKDFLMGPYVPEELTGSSSYLDVVSWNIRDFTKFDAERIGLVASIIQEIQADIFVFQEVNPVALDPVIELLSKAEIGHYQVEYGDSGENLRLALMYNINKISLLTPTEELFKDENLTTENGIAVFPRLPLKGYFKARLKRKDAINFELVGIHLKSQRGKSKGVHQRKMAAERLSEWALNEAKDEDVLIIGDWNASYEKREWDCLKELESKGRLRLGSINYLTENSHLYKKDGDRLDFAVLTSELGKALASKARVIRWNDLDNELSKQQAKQKISDHFPILIRFFWIDSDR, from the coding sequence ATGCACGGTAAAATTAACTATGATCGGAAAGATTTTTTGATGGGACCATATGTACCCGAAGAATTGACTGGGAGTTCCTCATACCTTGATGTCGTTTCTTGGAATATCAGAGATTTTACAAAATTTGATGCAGAACGCATCGGACTTGTCGCCTCTATTATTCAAGAAATACAAGCTGATATTTTTGTCTTTCAAGAAGTTAATCCTGTTGCTTTAGATCCTGTTATCGAACTTCTTTCAAAAGCTGAAATTGGGCATTATCAAGTTGAATACGGCGATTCGGGTGAAAACCTTAGACTAGCCCTGATGTACAATATCAATAAAATCAGTCTGCTCACACCTACGGAAGAACTTTTCAAAGACGAAAATCTAACTACTGAAAATGGTATTGCTGTTTTCCCAAGATTACCTCTCAAAGGCTACTTCAAAGCTCGATTGAAAAGAAAAGATGCGATTAACTTTGAGCTTGTGGGTATCCATTTAAAGTCGCAACGAGGCAAATCAAAAGGTGTTCACCAACGTAAAATGGCAGCCGAACGCTTATCTGAATGGGCTCTGAATGAAGCTAAAGACGAAGACGTATTGATTATTGGCGATTGGAATGCGAGTTACGAGAAAAGAGAATGGGACTGTTTGAAAGAACTCGAATCTAAAGGTCGATTACGACTCGGAAGTATAAATTATCTTACAGAAAACAGTCATCTCTACAAAAAAGACGGCGACCGTTTAGATTTTGCAGTACTCACTTCTGAATTAGGAAAAGCATTGGCTTCAAAAGCTAGAGTTATCCGATGGAATGATTTGGATAATGAACTTTCAAAACAACAAGCCAAACAAAAAATCAGTGACCACTTCCCCATTCTAATTCGTTTTTTCTGGATTGATTCAGACCGCTAA
- a CDS encoding TetR/AcrR family transcriptional regulator: MPKTKEQFEEIREQSRKLILDTAASLFAEKGYLNTSISTIAKEAGIAKGSLYHYFKSKEELLNELLIYAIGKEKEIFDKVEPMGLPAFERLEQLCKEFSEVVMENTREWRIYFNFSLQADASFFKEEHVVAHLGRVQMTFYQIFEELGVEDPLLETSSFVAQMFGAFAMFLYSPNEEFQLQRVLMHYINRYRT; encoded by the coding sequence ATGCCAAAAACGAAAGAGCAATTTGAAGAGATAAGGGAGCAAAGTAGGAAGCTCATTCTAGATACCGCAGCTAGCCTATTTGCAGAGAAGGGATATTTGAATACTTCAATTAGCACCATTGCCAAAGAAGCAGGGATAGCAAAAGGCTCTTTGTATCATTATTTCAAAAGTAAAGAAGAATTATTAAACGAACTTTTGATTTATGCAATTGGCAAAGAAAAGGAAATTTTTGACAAAGTAGAACCTATGGGTTTACCTGCTTTCGAACGTTTAGAACAGCTTTGTAAAGAGTTTTCTGAGGTTGTGATGGAAAATACACGAGAGTGGCGCATCTATTTCAATTTCTCTTTGCAAGCCGATGCGTCTTTCTTCAAAGAAGAACATGTAGTAGCACATTTGGGCAGAGTTCAGATGACTTTCTACCAAATCTTTGAAGAATTGGGAGTTGAAGATCCTTTATTGGAAACCAGTAGTTTTGTAGCGCAGATGTTTGGTGCTTTTGCCATGTTTCTGTATTCTCCTAATGAGGAATTTCAATTACAAAGAGTATTGATGCATTATATAAATCGATACAGGACCTAG